From Plectropomus leopardus isolate mb chromosome 17, YSFRI_Pleo_2.0, whole genome shotgun sequence, a single genomic window includes:
- the cbx7a gene encoding chromobox homolog 7a gives MELSSIGDQVFAVESITKKRVRKGNVEYLLKWQGWSPKYSTWEPEDNILDPRLVLAYEEHQEKIRALAYRRKGLRPRRLVLRNIFAMDLRSAHKVSEKPPPRLRLSLTRSMSTDVDQGERGSLYRRLARRKSKQRVSKRGPQRPSNKPIRPLRKREEPIEEDWGGTSEEEKQESECTTEERREDSLYGPSECSSPPQLERQDLEMEVEEKVDTDLTAVAADTWIPEEGQNQTFACDQSKDIAPVTEAVPEDAVSERSDWDGGEEAVELECPTLESSVCQRNNTTSVIVSAQRSSETVAPCSATEVRKEEEEVSDDNQSTTTPGSQTAPATEGHPGKVIFTDVTINSLTVTFKEAEVAEGFFKGY, from the exons ATGGAGCTGTCATCAATAGGAGATCAAGTGTTTGCTGTTGAGTCAATAACTAAGAAGAGAGTGAGAAAG gGAAATGTGGAGTATCTGCTCAAATGGCAAGGATGGTCCCCCAA gtaCAGTACTTGGGAACCAGAGGACAATATTTTGGACCCGCGCCTGGTCCTGGCCTACGAAGAGCA tCAGGAGAAGATCAGAGCTCTGGCCTATCGCAGGAAAGGTCTCAGACCCAGGAGGCTCGTTCTGCGG AACATCTTCGCCATGGATCTCCGCAGCGCCCACAAGGTCTCGGAGAAGCCCCCGCCTCGACTGCGTCTCTCCCTCACCCGCTCCATGAGCACGGATGTGGACCAGGGCGAGCGGGGCAGCCTGTACCGCCGCCTCGCCAGGAGGAAGAGCAAGCAGAGGGTGTCCAAGCGGGGTCCGCAGAGACCCTCGAACAAACCCATCCGTCCACTGAGGAAAAGGGAGGAGCCCATCGAGGAGGACTGGGGCGGCACCAGCGAAGAAGAGAAGCAGGAGTCTGAGTGCACCACCGAGGAGAGACGTGAAGACAGTTTATATG GTCCGTCGGAGTGCAGCTCTCCACCCCAGCTGGAGCGTCAGGACTTAgagatggaggtggaggagaaggtGGACACCGACCTGACAGCGGTAGCTGCAGACACATGGATACCCGAAGAAGGACAGAACCAAACGTTTGCGTGTGACCAATCAAAAGACATTGCTCCGGTCACTGAAGCCGTACCGGAAGACGCCGTTTCCGAAAGGTCAGATTGGGACGGAGGTGAGGAGGCCGTGGAGTTGGAGTGTCCCACGTTAGAGAGCAGCGTCTGCCAGCGCAACAACACGACCTCGGTGATCGTGAGCGCTCAGAGGAGCAGCGAGACGGTGGCCCCCTGCTCCGCCACTGAGGtgaggaaggaggaagaagaagtgAGTGACGACAATCAGAGCACGACAACACCGGGGAGTCAGACCGCCCCGGCCACGGAAGGACACCCCGGGAAGGTGATTTTTACAGACGTGACTATCAACTCTCTGACGGTGACTTTTAAGGAGGCAGAGGTGGCCGAAGGCTTCTTTAAGGGCTATTGA